From Lysobacter auxotrophicus, the proteins below share one genomic window:
- a CDS encoding HU family DNA-binding protein, whose translation MNKAEFVGAVAEAAELSKTDAANAVDAMINVVTKALKKGDTVTLVGFGTFQVRKRAARQGRNPKTGETIKIKASKNPSFKAGKALKDAVN comes from the coding sequence ATGAACAAGGCTGAGTTTGTCGGCGCCGTCGCCGAGGCTGCCGAGCTGTCCAAGACCGACGCCGCGAACGCCGTCGACGCCATGATCAACGTGGTCACCAAGGCGCTGAAGAAGGGCGACACCGTAACGCTGGTCGGTTTCGGCACGTTCCAGGTTCGCAAGCGCGCCGCACGCCAGGGCCGCAATCCGAAGACGGGCGAGACCATCAAGATCAAGGCGTCGAAGAATCCTTCGTTCAAGGCTGGCAAGGCGCTGAAGGATGCCGTAAACTAA
- a CDS encoding peptidyl-prolyl cis-trans isomerase encodes MLQKLRDKTSGWIATVILGLLIIPFAFVGIEQYLGQRTDNSVARIDAPPTWWPSAPSWWPVSVFWTHEKITSDEFRGRFEQERMQRRAQQGEAFDARAFESVENKRAILETLIDARVQEVAAQRNGLVVSDAMVQKAIMDVPGFQVDGKFNYDRYKLALASLTPPQDERQFEATVRQDLQRSMLAMGVGNSNFVTSAEMDRLIRLMGERRDVSLVLLPPPAPDTAPVSAAEIQQWYDAHAAQFRAPETVEIEFVEVDASKLPPPPAADEATLRHRYDQEKARFVEAEQRLASHILVRVDEKADAATQKAAEDKAKRLAEQAKAPGADFAALARANSDDTGSQVAGGDLGWVAKGMMVGPFENALFAMKAGEISGPVKSEFGWHVIQLREVQTGSQQTFEQVRDQLAREQADVDRERTVSDFTSRLVDLTLKNPSSLAPAARDMNLPLQKLGPFARTNAQGIAANPALQRVAFSEEAIQSGQISDPIELAPGHSVLIRVTAHTPEQAQPLAKVREAVIAAVRADRATKAARKEAEALAARVNKGETLDAIAASKQLPPPQVLPGVPRGAPVPEASVSDAIFAVPAPVAGKQSAGHAVLSNGAIALFAVSQVTPGDLASIPAEQREMLQQQIAQVGGGDDVRALVDSLRKRVKVQVVEQNL; translated from the coding sequence ATGCTGCAGAAACTTCGCGACAAGACCTCGGGCTGGATCGCCACGGTGATCCTGGGCCTGTTGATCATCCCCTTCGCCTTCGTCGGCATCGAGCAGTACCTCGGGCAGCGCACGGACAATTCCGTCGCGCGCATCGACGCTCCGCCGACCTGGTGGCCGTCGGCGCCGTCGTGGTGGCCGGTGTCGGTGTTCTGGACGCACGAGAAGATCACCTCGGACGAATTCCGCGGTCGCTTCGAACAGGAGCGCATGCAGCGCCGCGCGCAGCAGGGCGAAGCGTTCGACGCGCGTGCGTTCGAAAGCGTCGAGAACAAGCGCGCGATCCTGGAAACGCTGATCGACGCCCGCGTGCAAGAGGTCGCCGCGCAGCGCAACGGCCTGGTCGTCAGCGATGCGATGGTGCAGAAGGCGATCATGGACGTGCCGGGCTTCCAGGTGGACGGCAAGTTCAACTACGACCGTTACAAGCTCGCGCTCGCCTCGCTGACGCCGCCGCAGGACGAGCGCCAGTTCGAAGCGACCGTGCGCCAGGACCTGCAGCGCTCGATGCTCGCGATGGGCGTGGGCAACAGCAACTTCGTCACCAGCGCCGAGATGGATCGACTGATCCGCCTGATGGGCGAACGCCGTGACGTGTCGCTCGTCCTGCTGCCGCCGCCTGCGCCGGACACCGCGCCGGTCAGCGCTGCCGAAATCCAGCAGTGGTACGACGCGCATGCCGCGCAGTTCCGCGCGCCGGAGACGGTCGAGATCGAGTTCGTCGAAGTCGATGCCAGCAAGTTGCCGCCGCCGCCGGCCGCCGACGAGGCGACGCTGCGCCATCGCTACGACCAGGAAAAGGCGCGCTTCGTCGAAGCCGAGCAGCGCCTGGCCTCGCACATCCTCGTCCGCGTGGACGAGAAGGCCGACGCCGCCACGCAGAAAGCGGCCGAGGACAAGGCCAAGCGTCTGGCCGAGCAGGCCAAGGCGCCCGGCGCGGACTTCGCCGCACTAGCGCGCGCCAACAGCGACGACACCGGTTCGCAGGTGGCAGGCGGCGACCTGGGTTGGGTGGCGAAGGGCATGATGGTCGGGCCGTTCGAGAACGCGTTGTTCGCGATGAAGGCGGGCGAGATCAGCGGCCCGGTGAAGAGCGAGTTCGGCTGGCACGTGATCCAGCTGCGCGAGGTGCAGACCGGTTCGCAGCAGACTTTCGAGCAGGTGCGCGACCAGTTGGCGCGTGAGCAGGCCGACGTCGATCGCGAGCGCACGGTGAGCGATTTCACCAGCCGACTGGTCGACCTGACGCTGAAGAATCCCTCGTCGCTCGCGCCCGCCGCGCGCGACATGAACCTGCCGCTGCAGAAGCTCGGTCCGTTCGCGCGCACCAACGCGCAGGGCATCGCTGCCAACCCGGCGCTGCAGCGCGTCGCGTTCTCGGAAGAGGCGATCCAGAGCGGCCAGATCAGCGATCCGATCGAACTCGCGCCGGGCCACAGCGTGCTGATCCGCGTCACCGCGCACACGCCGGAACAGGCGCAGCCGCTGGCGAAGGTGCGCGAGGCGGTCATCGCCGCGGTGCGCGCCGATCGCGCCACCAAGGCCGCGCGCAAGGAAGCCGAGGCGCTGGCCGCGCGCGTGAACAAGGGCGAGACGCTGGACGCCATCGCGGCGTCGAAGCAGCTCCCGCCGCCGCAGGTCCTGCCGGGCGTGCCGCGCGGCGCGCCGGTGCCGGAAGCGTCGGTGTCCGACGCGATCTTCGCCGTGCCGGCGCCGGTCGCAGGCAAGCAGTCGGCCGGTCATGCCGTGCTGTCGAACGGCGCGATCGCGTTGTTCGCGGTCAGCCAGGTCACGCCGGGCGATCTCGCGTCGATTCCGGCCGAGCAGCGCGAAATGCTCCAGCAGCAGATCGCGCAGGTGGGCGGTGGCGACGACGTGCGCGCGCTGGTCGATTCGCTGCGCAAGCGCGTGAAGGTGCAGGTCGTCGAGCAGAATCTCTGA